In one Sporomusa sphaeroides DSM 2875 genomic region, the following are encoded:
- a CDS encoding Dabb family protein, with the protein MITNNLLLKLEDRSSANIEQVRSALLSMRGKIEFLRDLKVEVNIRQGAAAYDIIMIAQYDSMAGFEAYLVHPVHVEVSQYIASVLAASASVCYES; encoded by the coding sequence ATGATTACAAACAATCTACTTCTTAAGTTAGAGGACAGAAGCAGTGCCAATATTGAACAGGTGCGGTCTGCACTTTTAAGTATGCGCGGGAAAATTGAGTTTCTGCGCGATCTCAAGGTGGAAGTGAACATCCGGCAGGGGGCGGCGGCCTATGATATCATAATGATTGCCCAATATGACTCGATGGCCGGTTTTGAGGCGTATCTGGTGCATCCGGTTCATGTCGAAGTAAGCCAATATATCGCCAGTGTACTGGCTGCAAGCGCATCGGTCTGTTATGAATCCTGA
- a CDS encoding HAD-IIA family hydrolase — MLAERYDVFLIDLDGVMYVGDELLPGSGEAVEALRRMGKQIYFLTNDPRYLRREFCEKLLRLGVSSQEEEFITPGWTAAHYLAQHSIRRVQVIGTASLRAEFANQGIQAVTTGECQAVVVGYDECTTLAEVEQAVRQIENGAWFIATNSDLSFPGKDGRQLATGAIVQAIQAACRRIPVIIGKPYPPMFQQALYKTGNSSRTVMIGDSPDTDILGAHQCGLDAILVERIACRYPAANDYRLPNARITTLLELFQHSSDFREWRNPGFPWPDTIEPGVTAVILNSQGEVLLVERVDNGLWGLPSGHVEKAETVTQAIVREICEETGLAVAVEKLVGVYSEPATQVFSYPSGKRTHFITLCFRCTITGGHLRADKNEISRAAFFAVDELPANLLPMHPQWLNDALDKAAAAVIR; from the coding sequence ATGCTGGCCGAAAGATATGATGTGTTTTTAATTGACCTGGACGGAGTCATGTATGTTGGCGATGAACTTCTGCCAGGCAGCGGGGAAGCCGTTGAAGCGCTGCGGAGAATGGGCAAACAAATCTATTTTCTCACCAATGATCCGCGTTACTTACGCCGGGAGTTCTGTGAAAAGTTACTGCGGCTGGGGGTTAGTTCACAGGAGGAGGAATTCATTACGCCCGGCTGGACGGCCGCTCATTATCTTGCTCAGCACAGTATCCGGCGTGTCCAGGTGATTGGTACTGCGAGCCTGCGGGCGGAATTTGCCAACCAGGGTATTCAGGCAGTGACAACCGGTGAATGTCAGGCCGTGGTTGTCGGCTATGATGAGTGTACGACTTTGGCTGAGGTTGAGCAGGCGGTCCGGCAAATTGAAAATGGCGCCTGGTTTATCGCTACCAACTCTGATTTGTCGTTTCCCGGCAAGGACGGACGGCAGTTGGCTACGGGAGCTATCGTGCAGGCGATACAGGCGGCCTGCCGTCGGATTCCTGTTATCATCGGCAAACCGTATCCGCCCATGTTTCAACAGGCATTGTACAAGACCGGCAACAGCAGCCGGACAGTCATGATTGGCGACAGTCCGGACACCGATATTCTGGGAGCGCATCAGTGCGGTCTTGATGCCATCTTGGTAGAGCGGATTGCCTGCCGTTATCCGGCAGCGAACGATTACCGGCTGCCCAATGCCAGGATCACCACTCTGCTGGAACTGTTTCAACACAGTTCTGATTTCCGGGAGTGGCGCAATCCCGGCTTTCCCTGGCCGGATACGATTGAGCCCGGAGTCACTGCGGTAATTCTTAACAGTCAGGGTGAGGTTCTTCTGGTTGAACGTGTGGATAACGGACTCTGGGGTTTGCCGTCAGGTCATGTGGAAAAGGCTGAGACGGTTACTCAGGCCATTGTCAGGGAGATCTGCGAGGAAACAGGATTGGCTGTGGCTGTCGAAAAATTAGTGGGGGTCTATTCAGAACCTGCAACACAGGTTTTCAGCTACCCGTCAGGCAAACGCACTCATTTTATCACATTGTGTTTCCGCTGCACTATAACAGGCGGCCACCTGCGGGCCGATAAAAATGAGATCAGCAGGGCAGCCTTTTTTGCTGTTGATGAATTGCCTGCAAACCTGCTGCCAATGCACCCCCAATGGCTGAATGATGCCTTGGACAAAGCGGCTGCAGCCGTAATCAGATAG
- a CDS encoding flavodoxin family protein encodes MKILGISGSPVPNSNTDRLILQVLRSTNLDFEFIKLSNVHVRPCLACKACVEDNLCKVNDDFPAIAQKLREAQAVVIGGYTPYRLLDAFTKAFLERLWSMRHIHSLNEKKYAVTIVSGLFKEIRTAALNAMATELQMERMHHVAEFEIEGNVPCLTCGYGDDCKNSGIPHIFSREIKASKDHCVAVETQPVWEEATKTGQLLGQFLTGKTNDIPCIRQN; translated from the coding sequence ATGAAAATACTAGGCATATCCGGAAGTCCTGTCCCCAACAGCAATACCGACCGTTTAATCCTGCAGGTGCTGCGTTCAACTAATCTGGATTTCGAATTTATAAAACTAAGCAATGTACATGTCCGGCCCTGTTTAGCCTGTAAGGCATGCGTTGAAGACAACCTTTGTAAAGTTAATGATGATTTTCCTGCTATAGCCCAAAAACTGCGGGAAGCACAAGCTGTGGTAATTGGCGGCTATACGCCTTACAGACTGCTTGATGCCTTTACCAAAGCTTTTCTGGAAAGGCTCTGGTCAATGAGACACATACATAGCCTAAACGAAAAAAAATATGCTGTCACTATTGTTTCAGGTCTTTTTAAAGAAATTAGAACTGCAGCCCTTAACGCCATGGCGACAGAACTGCAGATGGAAAGAATGCATCATGTAGCTGAATTTGAGATTGAAGGCAATGTGCCCTGTCTTACCTGTGGCTATGGCGATGACTGTAAGAACAGTGGCATACCCCACATATTTTCCCGGGAAATTAAGGCCTCCAAAGACCACTGTGTTGCCGTTGAAACACAGCCGGTGTGGGAAGAGGCCACAAAAACCGGTCAGTTACTCGGCCAGTTTCTCACAGGCAAAACTAATGATATCCCCTGTATTAGGCAGAATTAG
- a CDS encoding DUF1638 domain-containing protein — translation MTKLLCCEILRAEIEQLLKTKQDVEIQYLEAGLHADLKKMENAIKTALDGIGNSNDVLLGFGSMCHPEMESIAANYGVNVLAGKNCIEILLGDKLKELDAEARTFYITSGWLENWRKIFIEQLKWDKIDARQNFGFYERIVLLDTGLIPVEDEAILEFFEYTEVPIEIVPVDLDNLKKLLGTYLR, via the coding sequence ATGACGAAACTATTGTGCTGTGAAATATTGCGTGCTGAAATCGAGCAACTGCTAAAAACAAAGCAAGATGTTGAAATTCAGTATCTCGAAGCAGGCTTGCACGCAGACTTAAAAAAAATGGAGAATGCTATAAAAACTGCCTTAGATGGTATCGGCAATAGCAATGATGTGCTACTGGGCTTCGGCAGCATGTGCCATCCGGAAATGGAGAGCATCGCCGCTAACTATGGTGTGAATGTTCTGGCAGGGAAAAACTGTATTGAAATCCTGCTGGGCGATAAATTAAAAGAGCTTGATGCTGAAGCCCGAACGTTCTATATAACAAGCGGCTGGCTGGAAAACTGGCGCAAAATATTTATCGAACAACTCAAATGGGATAAGATTGATGCACGTCAGAACTTTGGTTTCTACGAACGTATTGTTCTGCTTGATACCGGTCTTATTCCCGTAGAAGACGAAGCCATATTGGAATTCTTCGAATACACCGAAGTGCCTATTGAGATTGTGCCAGTCGATCTTGATAATCTCAAAAAACTGCTTGGCACCTATCTCAGGTAA
- a CDS encoding pyridoxamine 5'-phosphate oxidase family protein, giving the protein MNQELKTSNNLVTLTKEMKEAILASPFIALTSVSKAGVPHLIVVGQAKNIVNDSQLVFGVYKMETTRQNLAETGCLQAAVVSGKVGYRFTGKAVVQNDEVILSIEQVAALL; this is encoded by the coding sequence ATGAATCAAGAGCTAAAAACCAGTAATAATCTTGTTACACTTACCAAGGAAATGAAGGAGGCTATTTTGGCATCTCCTTTCATTGCCCTAACATCTGTCTCTAAAGCCGGCGTCCCCCATTTGATTGTAGTTGGTCAAGCTAAGAATATAGTTAATGACAGCCAGTTAGTTTTTGGTGTATACAAAATGGAAACAACTCGCCAGAACTTGGCTGAAACCGGCTGCTTGCAAGCTGCAGTGGTTTCAGGAAAGGTAGGTTACCGTTTTACTGGCAAGGCAGTGGTTCAGAACGACGAAGTTATACTTTCCATTGAGCAAGTTGCTGCTTTGTTATAA
- a CDS encoding Crp/Fnr family transcriptional regulator produces MNTKPCLCLRDIELFSGLSLEFFKHICFATNKQQIKKGQVLFQQGDEADHIYVIKEGRFKLTRITEDGNESILHIMGTGELLGETALFRPGAVQLATAIALEEAKVCSIDRWTFEKIIKNQPDLAWEMIKNLGNRLYTIWEQVSETNRQSTLEKILSLMLRLAREHGEACANGIRITIPLTQQEIAALVGSSRVMVSQSIKELTEKNYLYREKRYYILKNKCF; encoded by the coding sequence ATGAATACCAAACCATGTTTATGTTTACGTGACATTGAACTGTTTTCCGGTTTAAGTTTAGAATTTTTTAAGCATATCTGTTTTGCCACCAATAAGCAGCAGATTAAGAAAGGTCAAGTTCTGTTTCAGCAAGGAGATGAGGCAGATCATATTTATGTTATCAAAGAAGGCCGGTTTAAATTAACGCGTATAACAGAAGACGGAAATGAATCAATCCTGCATATTATGGGTACAGGCGAGCTGTTGGGAGAAACAGCATTATTTAGACCCGGTGCCGTTCAATTGGCAACAGCAATTGCATTGGAAGAAGCTAAAGTTTGCAGTATTGATCGTTGGACTTTTGAGAAGATCATAAAAAACCAACCCGATTTAGCTTGGGAAATGATAAAAAATCTGGGTAACCGGCTATATACTATTTGGGAGCAAGTATCTGAAACCAATAGACAGTCAACCCTGGAAAAAATATTGAGTTTAATGCTGCGCTTGGCGCGGGAGCATGGTGAGGCCTGCGCTAACGGAATCCGGATTACAATTCCATTAACCCAGCAGGAAATTGCGGCACTGGTTGGTTCATCGAGAGTCATGGTTTCGCAATCTATCAAAGAATTGACAGAAAAAAATTATCTTTATCGGGAAAAAAGATATTATATTCTAAAAAATAAATGTTTTTAG
- a CDS encoding response regulator, which translates to MSIRVMVVDDSPFSRTLLADSLQQEGCEVVGEADSIECLIETYRQCEPDIVTMDIAMPGADGFECSRALLAHDPKAKIILVSSMKDEETEAEARRCGVVGYLQKPVEGEVLKKVIEGVMSPDVLYNNLQSWSIDIFKEALGQSITRMTKTTATFVEAECSEKNISQGITVVIGIIGHYPGSMILDISKEAAEKMAEVILRRPAKGQDEVVAMGAEFANVVGGIACSMLNKKDKAFSLRVSPPSVFYGAQTEIASPGIRLHCLYADSDFGRIYLGIGFKKGSVLWM; encoded by the coding sequence GTGAGTATTAGAGTTATGGTTGTTGATGATTCACCGTTTTCTCGCACTCTTTTGGCAGACAGCCTACAGCAGGAAGGCTGTGAGGTCGTTGGCGAAGCAGATTCCATTGAATGCTTGATTGAGACGTACAGGCAATGTGAACCGGATATTGTGACAATGGATATTGCCATGCCTGGGGCTGACGGTTTCGAATGCAGCAGGGCATTGCTTGCGCATGACCCGAAGGCAAAAATAATTCTGGTCAGTTCAATGAAGGATGAGGAGACTGAAGCCGAGGCCCGTCGTTGCGGCGTAGTTGGCTATCTGCAAAAACCTGTCGAGGGCGAAGTGTTAAAGAAGGTTATTGAAGGAGTTATGTCTCCGGACGTTTTATATAATAATCTGCAAAGCTGGAGTATCGACATTTTTAAAGAAGCTCTCGGACAGAGCATAACTCGTATGACAAAAACCACGGCAACTTTTGTCGAAGCAGAGTGTTCGGAAAAAAACATATCACAAGGGATTACCGTGGTTATTGGCATAATTGGACATTATCCAGGGTCGATGATTTTAGACATATCAAAGGAAGCGGCAGAGAAAATGGCAGAAGTCATTCTCCGGCGGCCGGCAAAAGGCCAAGATGAGGTTGTGGCAATGGGGGCGGAATTTGCTAATGTAGTGGGTGGGATTGCCTGCTCAATGTTGAATAAAAAGGATAAAGCTTTTAGCCTCAGGGTATCTCCCCCCAGTGTGTTTTATGGAGCACAGACCGAAATCGCCAGTCCGGGTATTCGGCTTCACTGTTTGTATGCGGACAGTGATTTTGGCAGAATCTATCTGGGAATCGGCTTTAAGAAGGGGTCGGTATTGTGGATGTAA
- the murI gene encoding glutamate racemase — protein sequence MKIGFFDSGIGGLTVLGHALKILPFADYTYYADIEHLPYGEKTKGEVKQYVQNGMDYMDKINVDAVVIACNTSTNVAVGKLRKKYSFPIIGMEPAVKPAVAYCKEKGKKVLVLATSLTLREEKFHQLIHRLGATDMVDTMALGRLVDFARQFEFDTSAVYQYLQREFAPLAIADYGAVVLGCTHFPLFNKALQKSFTTETVFFNGTVGTINHLADILNKKGVVPSTDDKIKFVITDGKLPPNDVDYKKILQTYLHSI from the coding sequence ATGAAGATCGGCTTTTTTGACTCTGGTATTGGCGGTTTAACGGTTCTTGGTCACGCTTTAAAAATACTACCGTTTGCTGATTACACTTACTATGCTGATATCGAGCATTTGCCTTATGGGGAAAAGACGAAAGGCGAAGTAAAACAATATGTCCAAAACGGTATGGATTATATGGATAAAATCAACGTAGATGCCGTGGTGATCGCTTGTAATACGTCAACAAATGTTGCTGTCGGGAAATTGCGAAAGAAATATAGTTTTCCGATCATTGGAATGGAACCTGCTGTAAAACCAGCTGTTGCTTATTGTAAAGAAAAAGGCAAAAAGGTATTGGTACTGGCAACCAGCCTTACTTTACGTGAGGAAAAATTTCATCAATTAATTCATAGACTTGGTGCGACAGACATGGTTGATACGATGGCATTAGGCCGCTTGGTGGATTTTGCCAGACAGTTTGAGTTTGACACTTCAGCTGTATATCAGTATTTGCAACGGGAATTTGCACCATTAGCAATAGCTGATTATGGTGCCGTTGTTCTTGGCTGTACACATTTCCCATTATTTAATAAAGCTTTGCAAAAATCGTTTACAACAGAAACTGTCTTTTTTAACGGAACTGTTGGCACCATAAATCACTTGGCAGATATATTAAATAAAAAAGGAGTAGTTCCGAGTACCGATGATAAAATTAAATTCGTAATTACCGATGGCAAGCTTCCACCAAATGACGTTGATTATAAAAAAATATTGCAAACTTATTTGCATAGCATATAA
- a CDS encoding helix-turn-helix transcriptional regulator: MKMNRLFEITIILLNKGSVTAKELAGRFGVSTRTIYRDIEVLSATGVPVYTNKGNGGGIHLLEDYAINRTLISAQESENLLLAIKTLQATQYPELDMVLEKMGAIFKHAADHDWVEVDFSPWGSAPNDKNKFNDIKQAMLQRQVLCFDYVNGEGHKSRRLAEPAKLLFKDNAWYLVAYCRQRQAQRTFRLSRMKNIKTLLETFMPQVLPQPQQAESKTGKQSQVSLRLRFQAKVLNRLYDYFDDSLITHNADGSFTLEAVLPEGEWLYDYILSLGSFVEVQEPEHVRQIIANRLKQAVKIYEI, encoded by the coding sequence ATGAAAATGAACAGGCTGTTTGAAATAACCATCATATTGCTTAATAAGGGATCGGTTACGGCTAAGGAACTGGCCGGCCGTTTTGGCGTTTCCACCAGGACAATTTACCGGGATATTGAGGTGCTTTCCGCTACCGGCGTGCCGGTGTACACAAACAAGGGCAATGGCGGAGGCATACACCTCCTGGAAGACTATGCAATAAACCGGACGCTGATTTCCGCGCAGGAAAGCGAGAATTTGCTGCTGGCCATTAAAACGCTGCAGGCCACGCAATATCCGGAATTGGATATGGTATTGGAAAAAATGGGAGCCATATTCAAACATGCGGCAGATCATGACTGGGTGGAAGTCGACTTTTCACCGTGGGGCAGTGCACCTAATGACAAGAACAAATTTAACGATATAAAACAGGCTATGCTGCAGCGGCAGGTCCTGTGTTTTGATTACGTTAACGGTGAAGGGCACAAAAGCCGCCGCTTAGCAGAACCGGCAAAACTGCTTTTTAAAGACAATGCCTGGTATTTAGTAGCTTACTGCCGGCAGCGCCAGGCGCAAAGAACCTTCCGGCTTTCACGCATGAAGAATATAAAAACCCTGCTAGAAACATTTATGCCCCAAGTATTGCCACAGCCGCAACAGGCAGAAAGCAAGACTGGTAAACAGTCGCAGGTTTCATTGAGGCTGCGTTTTCAGGCCAAGGTCTTAAACCGGCTTTATGATTATTTTGACGACTCACTTATTACTCATAATGCCGACGGCAGTTTTACCTTAGAAGCGGTACTGCCGGAGGGTGAATGGCTGTATGACTATATTCTCTCACTCGGCAGTTTTGTTGAGGTGCAGGAGCCGGAACATGTCCGCCAAATTATAGCAAACCGCTTAAAGCAAGCTGTAAAAATTTACGAAATATAA
- a CDS encoding chemotaxis protein CheX: MDVTMINPILEAFVSIVPQLGFQTVEKKGISLKGSILTYQGVLINIGVVGPLKGAVLIGMELDSAKQFASKMMMGMEVPELDSLAQSAISEMGNMVCANACTNFAKAGIDGLDISPPTLLIGNDGQVRLAVSEVLVVNLTVDGIPVNVYCGLYK; the protein is encoded by the coding sequence GTGGATGTAACTATGATTAATCCTATACTGGAGGCCTTTGTCAGTATAGTACCGCAACTTGGCTTTCAAACAGTAGAAAAGAAAGGGATTTCTTTGAAAGGCTCCATTTTAACTTATCAAGGGGTTCTTATTAATATTGGTGTTGTTGGTCCGCTAAAAGGCGCAGTCCTCATTGGCATGGAGCTTGATTCAGCTAAACAGTTCGCTTCCAAGATGATGATGGGAATGGAAGTGCCTGAATTAGACAGCCTGGCTCAAAGCGCTATTTCTGAAATGGGGAACATGGTTTGTGCTAATGCTTGCACAAATTTTGCCAAGGCAGGCATTGACGGGCTGGATATATCACCGCCTACTTTGTTGATTGGCAATGATGGGCAAGTACGATTGGCGGTGTCTGAAGTCCTTGTTGTTAATTTGACTGTGGACGGCATACCTGTAAATGTTTATTGCGGGTTATACAAGTAA
- a CDS encoding DUF3887 domain-containing protein, translated as MKLSKYLTLVILLVSLVILSGCSAQQLSADEVQKFANPITENMLLAMNEDDYPRFSRDFDEQMKTSLNEAQYKNTIGPIKAKIGSYLSKEFISTENKDGYTVVLYKARFSQEPGDVIVRSVFSDKNGKKYISGFWLDSPKLRSN; from the coding sequence ATGAAATTAAGCAAATATCTTACTTTGGTTATACTCTTGGTTAGTCTTGTCATACTATCCGGCTGCTCCGCACAGCAACTTTCGGCAGATGAGGTGCAAAAGTTTGCTAACCCTATAACCGAAAATATGCTGTTAGCGATGAATGAAGATGATTACCCTCGGTTTTCCCGGGATTTTGATGAGCAAATGAAAACTTCTTTAAATGAAGCACAATATAAGAACACTATCGGACCAATTAAAGCTAAAATTGGAAGTTATTTATCAAAGGAATTTATTTCGACAGAGAATAAAGACGGATATACGGTAGTGCTGTATAAGGCCAGATTTTCTCAGGAGCCTGGTGATGTAATTGTAAGAAGTGTGTTTAGCGATAAAAATGGGAAGAAGTATATATCTGGATTTTGGTTAGATTCTCCCAAATTACGCAGCAATTAA